The following is a genomic window from Rhododendron vialii isolate Sample 1 chromosome 9a, ASM3025357v1.
TacatttggatgaaaaacccATGATTGTGATATGCATTATACGTCTAGAGAGAAATGAGGGACGACGGATGTATATTTCATCAgatcaaaagaagaagatgaaggtgTTAAGGTAATTTTTCCAGTGCTGTTAACGGATGTCAAAAGTGCACTTTAGTCGACATCACCAGGCATCGTGCGGTAATTCTTAAAGTCGGGATAAAAAATATGCTCATGCCCAAGTCACAGGGGGGCAAATTTAAAGTTTCTCTGAaagtattgtactatttttgatTAATTGAAATTATGGTTTGAAAGAGGTCTTCTCAAGGTTAAGAAGAATGATTGGACTTTTTACAGTGAAAACTTGACAATAGTAACTAGCGGCTTTCTAGCTTATATTGAAAGTTTATGGGGCTTGTACCTATTGTTTGATAAGTCTTCTCTATAACCACTATTATGACATCTGACAAGTAATAATGTGCTGTTACAGTGAACCTGCATTCTGCAGTACTAATGGGAGTTATTATATTTGAGAACATATGATGTTCTAATTCCTGCATTTTGTACGATTCTTATGCATGTCATTGAGCTACTGTTTTTACTTTTGCATTTCTGTTTTGGTGGCATCTTAAGGATTTTTAATGCATGAGCAATGTCACTAGCCACTATATTTTACTCTGCttattcctttcttttttttctctttccagaAAATGGACATGGGCCCGTGTCCAAAGATGCATTCGTTGCAGCTGAGGAAAGAGTATCCTTTTTCCCATTGTGAAGGATagttactttgttttttttttttttttgctttatgaaTGTCAAAGCATATGTTATCACAAGAAATTAGAAGGCTATCCTTGTAAGAAACAATTAGCTACACATTGGCAAGGtggtgttcttttcttttccattcttGCCTATTTTATGCAGTTTTTCTCAATATTTCTGAAAGAAGGAACATGGACAAGTTAGACAAAGCTAATTTGTTTCCAGTATTGAATTAGAGGCAGTAGTTACGCAATCTGGTGTTAGATTATCCCTTACAATACATGGTGTTGGTCAATAACCCCTTTAATCAAGAgaccattttcaaaatcttgcttTAATCAAGACTGTtgaagctgtttttttttttcccccgagATCGTTGAAGAAATATCTCTGAACTGACATAGTCCCTTTGGTACTGTGACCGTCGTCAGATTATAGCAGTTCAAGACCTGTAGAGTTCCTGTTCTTTATTGTAGAAGTTTCCAGATCGGAAGTACTGTCATTTATTGTTTGTTATAGCCTTACGGTTCATCTAGCAAAGTGTTCTTAATTTTATACATTTGGTTTTAGATGTTTGTTTGTCATATTATGTGTTCTTACCATTGATTATCGAGCGGTGGTATGTCGAACCTCTTCCTCTTCAAGTCTTGTCGTATATGTTAAGTTTTGAGAACTTGGGAATGCATTACTTTAACTGTTTCCAGATATGAAGAAGCTAGAGCAAAAGGCCTAGAAAACTATGATCGGGACTTGGAAGATGTTATTGATCGGCTTATTGTTGAGTGTGATAGAAAAATCACTAGAGCTCTGAAACGTCTAGAGGATGACGATGCTAAAGCTGCTATTGCAATTTCAGTGACTGAGGTTACACAGGTGATGGCCAGCCTCTAAGAAAACATACTTTTTTTCACATCTATTCCCGTTATTTCTATCCTGCTTTTGTTTTGAtagtttgttgttttgtttgaattctAGACACCTGAGGTCATTGAGTTATCGAAACAGATCAAGGAGAAGTTGAAGGAAGTGGATCAATATGGTAAGTTCCTCGTGGATTACTTTACCTTTTCTAGTTACTGTATTCTTCGAGGGCTTTTTCTGCTGACAAGTTTTCTacgattatttttattttcggtGTGGTTGAGTAGTTATTTGTTGGACCTTTTTGTAATTGTAAAGATTACTTTTCTAGTTGGTCAAAGGTTGTATGTGATTATGTACATATCTGTGtctgagtctctctctctctctctctctctctctctctctctctctctctctctcatatatctatatatgtttgtgtgaacaagtgaccatagacagagctcaatggaggaaaatgattcatgtagcccaccccaagtgattgggacataaggctcggtttggtttatcGGGgcataatatatatttatatatttatatacacacacacatgaagTATATGGGAAACAATAGTATATAGGTATGGGAAGCACAACGATGAAAATGCCAGACCAGGCAAAGAGTTGCTAAAGGAACCTCATATCTGTAGTTCATCCACTATATAGCTACGGGAAGCAAAAGTGTTGTTGACTTGCTGTTTTTGTGGCTACACGTTATTTCAGTCGACATGTCTTGGGTTATGAAAGATAATTCATAACTGCATGAAGAAATTGTAAGTACAAACTAAGTTGTACTAGAGAATTATGATAAGAAAGACTGTAGAAGATACAAGCCAATGAAGCTGCAAAAGAGGAGGATTGGGACCATATTAATCGTGTAAGAGGCCAAAGATGACAATAATGTTGTGTCTGATGAAACAGATTATCGGTACAGACATGATAAATGAGGCATGAAACAGTTTGAAAATAACTATCAGTATCTCATTACACGTATGCTTATATTCACCTGCAAATTGTATTTAACTACAGATATGAGGTTCATTTAGTAACTCTTTGCCTTGTCTGGCATAAGGTTCAGTGTCATGTTTCCCATAGCTATATACTATTGTGGAGGGAGCAGGTCTTGTGAAAATCCTCCAATTTGGGCGAAAGGAGCTGATATTTGCTAGTAATtaagtttttgaattattttaaatttcGCAGATCTTGAAGGCCAAACAGATATGAAAATTCGGTCTCTGGAAATAGTGGATGAACTAAGAACGAAAAGAGCTGACATGCAGGTTAGCTTTTTGATGTATATAGCTTGTCAGTTGTAGATTTGTTGTTGAAATGTTATCTAGTATGGTATTTTAGTACTTCGAATCGATTTGACATGCATTAAATGGTTAATGCTTCCATGGCAGTCAATGCTGCTTCTTGATGCCTTCAACAAAGATCGAGCTTCCTTACCTCAGCCCCTTCCAAATCCGCCACCATTGGCACCCCTGCCTGTAGTTGCACCAGATGCTCGTACTCAAGAAATGATAAATGAGAAGCTGAAGAAGGCCGAAGATCTTGGTATGTGTGTATCAGTAATGTCATAGAAGGCTGACATGTTAGGGTGGAATTTGCGAAGTTAATAAAATCTCTTTTTGTGCTATGTGCGATGCATATAATTTACATATTTACGAGTGTCCATGTAGTAGGAGTGATAAAAACAAAGTTACTCCCTTTACCGTGAAAACCGGACTTATGACAGTAAGGAAAAATTCAAGAAGTGATTCGACGACGCAAATAATTCTACATTTGGCACTAGCTCCGATTTACCACAAGCAATTGAACTTCTTTCAGGAGTTATGATTTAAACTTGTAGGTGATCTTAAAGTTCTTAATCCATGAGGGTTGATACAAAAcatagaaagaagaaaagagccAGACTAACAATTTACTTGTTGCACGTATGGCTTTGTATGATTATGGTTTGGGTTTATGTGTgagtaataactaataagtattacttttgtaGCTGTTGGGAAGGTTTTACAAGGTAAAACTGTTGGGTAGATTTTATGCCTTCTTGTAGGGCTTTTAAAGTCCAACGAACGCATCCACAAGCATACTAACAAGCCCAACAACTAACAAGTATAACTTAAGAAgtaaaccaaagcccaacaatCATGAAGTACAACTTAGGAAAGATGCCCCATTATGGGGGAGAAATAAGCGCACCTTACCTTGACGTTCCAGTTGAGGGGTGTATTGAAGTGATATCAGTTGGTTAGCTAGCTAAGTGTTGCTAATTTCGTTTGAACTATGTTTTTCTTGCCTTAAAGAATTGTCGTTTCACACCATTCTCAGGTGAGCAAGGAATGGTTGATGAAGCGCAAAGAGCGTTGGAAGAGGCTGAAGCACTTAAGAAGGTTTCTGATTTCCTACTAAGAATATGTCTTTCTTATGTCAAACATTTGAGTTCTCTGTCTCTACGGACATTCCCCAACCACGAATGTATGATTGCGATTCACGATATATGTCAATTAGCTCCTGTGTGTTGAAATTCCAATATTTAATCGTGCGGCTGATGTATTGGAAAATGTTTCTTATGCTCCATATtcacttgaattttttatacaaatCTTATTATGTGGTGGGCAATTAGGGATATTGCCTGCTATATCAGATGCTACATAaaagaacacttttttttttttgcagatatACGACTATCTGTTTTTGGATTTACTAATAAGTAGTAACAAACTAGTTGTGCATTGTGGAGAAATGTGGTTCATTTACGCTGTGTGGATACATATCTGCATAGCTATTGGCAAAATGGCTACCATATGTTGTGAGTTGTGATTCATTAAGCATTGGAGTTCTTagcaatcaaaattcaaaactggGTATTGTCTGGTTATGTACATGCTAAAAGCGCTTTCAGATTAAAGAGAAAAGCCTGCTGCCTTTCGTTTGAATGGTGATGAGTGAAACAGAGGCTCAAAACTTTTCCTCATAATCAGCTCTTAGAAACTCCTTAGAAAGCACTTCATTACAAGCTGCGAACTACGAGTATTAGACAGGCTCTTACTGTTCTGGGAAAATCACTGAGAGACGTTTGGAATACGTGGTAAACCATTGCATCCAAATTTAGTTTCAAGAATATTGCACAGCGATACAGTCTTATGTATGTTTGAAGTTTTGAACAACCTCCTAATGGCATTCTAACACATCCGAGTGGTTCGGGGTGCCTAAATTGTAATTTGGAGTGCCCTACACTCAATCATTGTATGCTCGTAGTAGATTTTTGGACTTCGTATTCACTTGAaattcatgaaatttttttggtaaatgagcTTTCGTTGATGCATATATTTTCATTGAACCCTGTCTGATTTTTTTGCGATTTAAACTTTATGGTATTCAGTGACTATAATTATTTTAGTCTTCTGCTGGAGATATTTTGGAGTATCCTACACACATGCTTATcagaatttttaatttgttttaaagTGTTTCACATGAGGTCATCACAAGTTTCTTATGAGCAATTCAAAGATCTCTGGCTCTAAATTTTGTTTGTGTATTGTGGTAACTGGTAACTATTTTTGGGAGACAGTTAACTATGTACTATGGTGATATATCTATACACATCTCCATAAGTTTCCCCCTGGAATATTTGTTTTAAGCTATGTGGATACCTTAACACCTTATTCCTGGTGTCCACGATAAGTTCGTGTATgttaaatctttttttattcttaccTTATAATTCTGATATgctattttttctttgatttcttcaGCTGGCTAGCCTGGCTCCAAGACAGGAACCTGTTTTGGATTCGTCCAAGTACACTGCTGCTGATGTTCGCATTGTGAGTCCTTCTCCTCCCATCCATCTAATCTTCATGGCTTCTAATCTTCATGTCATGTTGGAAGACAGTCTTATATTTTTCATTGCAATTTGTATGATATCAACGGTTCTTTTAATTTGCCTTTGGCCACTATCCTAGTTTTCATTGACAGTGGTAAAGCTAATTTATATATCAGAGTTTGTCTATAGAACACATCTTAAGAAGTTTAAAATTCTAGCTGGGAAACTTCGAATATTTCTTTGGCTAATTTTCTGGAAACAAATTAAGTTCAACAAGGGTTGGTACTTGAAGAGTTGTTTGAACCCAAAAGTTGTAGTGTGTATGTTTCTTGTATCATAAACACATTCTAATCCGGAAATTCTCATGTTCTCATAGACCGATCAGAAGCTACGTGTCTGTGACATCTGTGGAGCATTTTTGAGCGTCTATGACAGGTAAATCTTCTTTTTAGTCCTCAGTAATTGTAATTACCGTTCTACTTTGTTAAGGACGACAAAGAACTAGTACTTGGGGTTTTAAGTACTTCAGCTTTTGACATGGCGATTATACCTCCTTGTCACCAGCAGGCTTTTGGCCCAGTTTTGGAGGATAAACTTTTGCAGCTAAAGAATGTGCGTCTTTTTCTGTTTTATGCTTGTAGATCATCTTATTAGTGGCTCTAAATTTATGGGGCTAATGTATTACCTTCTTAATTATCCATTGAAGGATCTTCTTTAGTGATGCTATTTTGATGTTTTATGTGGTCTCTAGTGACCGCCGTTTAGCAGATCATTTTGGAGGAAAGCTTCACTTGGGCTATATGCAAGTCCGTGAGAAGTTAGCTGAGCTTCAGGTAAATGATTTAATTCAGTTTCTGCGTAGATTTTGTGGGGCTATTTACTTATTTTGTTGAAGAAAGTTTGTTTAAGATGGAATAGCAAACAAAATGTTTGGCACGTTGTATAATTTTGTTCTTCCGATTTGGGATCTGGGCTTTTGCTTTATCCGTTTCCTTGGATGCCTAATTAATGTCATCTGCAAATTTATTAGTAGCTCCTGATAATAGTGCTGTAGTACTACATGTGGTTTGCATGTTAGTTTACCCAATAGTGTATGTGTTGAATACTTAAAGTTGGTACTCTGGATATGTGATTCAGGTGCTGGTATAAATGTTTCAGTTGCTTCTGAGAGATTCTCAATTAATATGCATCTGTGAGTTTTCCTTAACTCGGGAAGAGTGTTCTTCCATATTTTGTCTGTCTCTTATTGGGCGATGCGGTTGTGTTGACGTTCTCTTGTTTGACATTCAAATTTCTGCTGCATTTGTCTCTTGATTGACTTCCAACACAATAGACAATACTGAAGCTGAAGCATAGTTTTAAAAAACCAGTTCTTTGTTATGGATTGGTTAGGAATGAATAAAATCAGCTTAATATTGTGCTTGTGTTTAAGAACATCGTGAATCGTGATCAAACTTCAGCCCATTGGTTTGGTCACCTTATCCAGATTAGGGCTGTAAACAAGTTGAGTATCTGACACGTGTTCAAACTTTGTTTTTTAGAGCTTGTACTTTGTGGCAATTTGGTGCTTGAGTGATCTGCTGCAGCTTGTTTAGACAGCTTTTTTAAACGGATTTTAATTTTGGCTTGCTGTCTCCTTAGCATGATTATCCTCGAGCTGCCTGCCCTCAAATTCATACGAAAGTGAGTGAAATCATAAATTGTGGCCACTAATAgtttgcccttttttttaactgttcGTGTACTTCCCATAAACTGCATTGTAATGTAAGATTATCTTCTGATTTGACTTGTCAAATGTCCTTTCCAACCTTCGGTCATGGCAAGACAGTCCTTGGAATTTCTCTTGCAAGAGTAAATTTTTTGCTCTTCAGTTGCATAGTGCCTGAGGCCCTAAAGACACGAGTTAGCATGTCAGACGATCTGTTCATCAAGCCTCGATGAGGTGAGCTGGGCCTTGGTCTTGGCTGGAACTAGAGCTGAGCTCCAAAGGTCATTAACATGCAACCAAGCTTGAGTATCACCTGACTTTTAGGGGCCATAAACAGTCACGGTGGCTTGGCTCGACTATTTTTCACTCTATTTCAGAGTTTTGGGGATCTTTTTAATCGAGAATGGTACTGAGTGATTTGTCCAATCATCTCTTGTTCATGCTCGTTCACCTATTTGTGgcggaaaaaatttgaatatgaAATGACTACTTGTTGTCATAGACTACGCCTTGCTATTTAGCAATTAGCAATATCAAAATAGTAATACAGAATCATATGCATCGAGTTCAAGGAAATTTTAACAACTCCAGAATGCAGGTATATCATGCCTTTGAATGGGCATGATTATACATATAACATGTATACATGtatgctttttgaaaaattcatcaTTATTGGTTGTCATTATTTGCATTGCATGCATCCATCAATATATACTTCTCTTTTTTGGAGTCATGTGATGTCACTCTTTTCAATAACTTGTGCTTGTATGTTTTTAATGCTTAAATTTGtgtttgtttctcatttttcagatttttatgTTGAACCTAATGTTGTGTATGATTGTGTGCCACGTCCAATATGGTTTACTTGTTCCATCTTCTCTGCCTTCTGATTTGTATATCTGATTACGGTCCTGTTCAGTTTCTGCTGGAGTCACAATCACCTTTTTATGCTATTTAGTTCTAGTAAGGTTAATTACTTCCCTTATTGGAGCCTTGGTTGTTAGAGGTTGAGGTAGAAAAACTTGAAGATAATTGCCATTTGCTTGAGATTTCAGTTGAGAACATGGTATTTAACCCAGGTAAATAACTATGGTATTTAATTGACCCGGGGAAATAAATTATTCCTCAGTTGAAGTTGAACATGTTCATGTTGAGTGTGGGCTTTTGGGCAAAACTGTTCTCTTGTGGGACTTGAACATGTTCAAGTTGACTAGGCTTTCAGACATCGAGGCAATATGGTTAATGCGTAGCTTATGTAGTGTGTCTATTGGCAATATCTCTTGCCTGACGCTTTGGAATTTTGTCAAAGAGGTGTTTCAGTAGTGCTCTCTTCTCAATTAATATTTCAGGAAGAGAGGAACAATAAACGGAAGGTCTTAGAAGAGGAGAGAAGGTATTTCagattcattttccttttttgttctctcttccTTGTCTAGAGGCTTTTAAACCATGACCTCCCCTGTGGGGCTGGCTCTTGGATTGATTGAGCATTTTTATCCTGCAGATCAAAAGAGCGAAGCAAGGAGCGTGACAGGGAAGCTAGCAGGGATCTGGATAAAGGTGAAAACCGTGATCGGGGGAGGGATTATGACCACAGGACCAGAGATCGTGATAGGCATTATGATCGTAATCTCAGGcatgacagagagagagatcaatCCCGTGGCTATGATTCCAGGAGTCGTCGCAGGTCGCGCTCGCGGTCAAATGAACGTTCCAGGGATTATGATCGTCACAGGTACGTGTTCTATGCAACAGTTGTTAGTACATGCCTTGTCACCATTTTCTTTTTATGCTGGGTTCTTATTTGTTCATGTAGAGTAGTCGTAAATCTGTGGTGATTaagatggaaaaaaattcacCTTTGGTCATAAGAATATTTTACTTTAGAACTCTTGCATTTGGTGTATCCACTCTCGGGGGCATATTTGTTAAATTTATTCCGGCAATTTATGGTAACAAGGAAGGGTAAGTTGGTTCATATTCCTTTGGCCGTCCTGGTTTTTACTATTGGATTAGTAATGCTAATGTTTAGGTCTGTACATTTCGCTTCTGCAAGGCGTCCACAAGGTGAGGCATATCTCCCATTTAGACATGGTTATTGGTTTTCATCATGCTTATTTTCAATTTAAGCCTTTGGCCTTTATTTGAAACAATAAAGAGTAGGGGGAAAACTCGACAAGAAATAATATGCCCAAAGACTCGATATATCCGGTTGTACATTTAGGAAAAGTCTCATCTCTGAAACTTTGGAGACATTAAAAAGCAAGCAACCATCCATGACAAGAAAAGGTTCTCTGTCAAACCTTGGTCCGTGGTAAAGAATTGTATCCAATGTAGAGTAGGGTTTAGGAAAGGTAGACAATTAGACAACTTACGGCTAATAGCTATTTTTGTGTCAAGACGCGAGGTCCCATGATGGAACTAGCATACCAAGATTGGGTCAGATAACACTTTCCATCACATTATGTCACTACTGTAAAACCTTGGTCCTTGATCTTTTAAATATTATTACTAGGTGAAACCACCTTTTTCCTTTCCTCACCTAGTTTTATTATTGATTATCTGTTGTCATTGTCAGTCGTTGCTCCTGTTATATTAGGGGTTATTACACATTAAACTCCTCGGGCTTGTCCCAAAACACATAAGCTTCTTATGGTTCATAAGTAACACACCACGTGGTTTGGACTAAAATGCAGAGTCTATCTTCATTAATGTTTTCGGCGAGAAATCTGTATTTCTCTTAGTTCTCTATAATTTGCTTCTATATGCCACCATCAGCGCATCACCATTGCTTGCTCCAACTATCTTGGTCTCCAAAAGTGGGTCCGGGCATACGATTGTAAGTTCTTTTTATAAGAACAAATTTTGATTCATCTGTACTAATTTCCCTATCTAAACAGGCGTCATGATCGCTATTAGATCACGAAGTGCAGCTGAAGGAATTTTCCCCAAGAAATTGGCTTGCTCGTCTTGGTCAGAGGGAAAATGATGTCTGCTTTATTTTGGAACTTGAGAAATACTATCTGTAATGATAGAGAAGAAATTGCTTAGTTGATTATCACCGACTATTTGTTCTTTTTACTGGTCTAGTGCTGTGCTGTTTCGACTGTGTATGTGCGGCTTGGCTTATTGACAAGGTTCACTTCATTGGACTTTTGCCTAATGTGTTTGTTGTGATGCTGCTGCTCTTTTCTCGTGAGTTTGGATCAATACTCATTTGCGTGGTTCTTTCGATATGGAGAATAGGTGTGTGGAATACTGGTGTTCCTTTGGGTGTCAATGGCATGCATGGAATATGAATATGGGACTCAACATTATTGCACCTTAGGGAAGAAGCTACACCACACTAGGGCCTAGGGttgagtttttttatttatttattttattttatgcaaTTATACGATAACCTCTGCTTTTACCTTTCGTCAGCCTCCCTCTCCCCGTCCCTATGACTCCGGAACACTATGCTAAGCAGGTCCTGTACTATGAGGACGGTCTTCTTGCTCTGCTCACCACCTCCTCTATTGACGACACTTTTTTATCCGTTGGAAAGTAGCCTTTCTTTTGCTTGTGCCTGTGTGCGTCGGTTACTTTCAATCTCATAATCTCCGTCTCCATTCCATTCCTTCGTCCTGGGTTGAATTACTTCCTCAATCCCTAGTCGTGAGGATCGAATGTCTCCATTCCATTCCCTTCCCTTCATCTGGGGTTGAATTAGTTCCTCAATCCCTAGTCGTGAGGAACGACTGGAGGGGGAAAAGTACTATTCCTTAATCATCTCAAAGTCATGGTATGTATGGGACCGGGTACCCGCATAGTTTGTTTGATTGAGCGCACAGCTTAGTTTCCAAGCTAGTCGCTTTGTCGAACAGGAATGGATTTAGTGtcgtatttttttcatttgttgcgACGCGCTTCCATATCGATGATATAGAGGATTCTAAATTCCACTTCAGTATCTATAAGTGTTGTGCGATTAGATGAGCCACCCCAGATAAAGCCCTTacaaatgtgtggtggaaaGAAGAGTTGGGGCACCGTCTTTGTACCTGAGGCATTGAATAATCTTtcaaatggggaaaaaaaaaaaaatccaaatggtTGACATGCGAGGGTCACAACTGGTAATCACAGCATTTTGTGTTCTGGATTTTTTTGCTTGTTTGCATCGATCGTTTTTCAAGCTCGGTAACATATTTATGCACACGTGGTGTTTAAGTCGAAGACCGTAGGTGATCGTTCCATATGtaagaaacaagaacaaaatgaCAACCAATacaacaaaacgaaaaaagccGGTCTGATGTCAAACCCATCACTCTCACCGGTGGAGGTGGGTGGAGGATCGCAATTGAATCTTGTCCCACTGAGGTATTGCCACTAAATCTATATTTTGACGCTTTCATCATAGAGAGTCCCAAAAAAATGTCGCCCTAGCCAACCGGATTATTACCGTAATTTCTCACCCTGGTTTGGTTTTTATTGCTTTCAGACCAAAAAAACGGATGGTGGAACGCTGTTGATCATGTTGAAAGCTTTTGTGGGCGTGCTAAAAGTGCATTCTATTCTATATGGAATCATTCTTAGACATAAAATGTCCCCCACGACACACCGTCGACATACAACTCTAGAAAGAATGGTTCTTATGCTGCAAGAAAATAACAATTCAGTCATCATCGCTCCCTTTTTTTAcgaccttttttctttttcgattcgtTGCAAACAGTGGCGGAGCCAGTATTAGGACTCCGGGGGCcggcttaatagacatatatttttatcaaaatgtatacttattatattataaggtttttgctttccactatattatatttttacattgaaatgattctagcctaatAATATTAAAGTATACCAaacattttggttttttctttagGTTATTTCAACCGTcacatgcttattttttatttgtgaaagaaattgagaaatgaaaatgtaaaataaccaatttttatcaaatcaaaccaaaattattgaaattataagtagctatacgcGAATAATTAcgaataatattcaaaatcaattagtatacaaaataaattttttaaaattcaaacgcTCGGAGGATCGGGGCCGGAGGAGCCGAAGCCCCAGCCCTAACATAGCTCCGCCCTTGACTGCAAATCAGGGGATTAAGTGGGTCAATATtccgaagtaaaaaaaaaaaaggggattaGGTGGGTTCCAACGTGGAAAATCCGTTCCTATTGAATGAATCTATACCTTACTTTTGCTTCCCCAGACAAGTCTAATCAACAGCACTAATCTTTTTCTACTTGTGGTAAGAGAATTAGATTCAAGATTTATAATAACAAGGTGACCATTCAGAAATCAGCTCTCTAGTATTGTCAATTTCTTTGAGGCCACTTCGACGGAATTTTGCTCCGGTTTGATTCCCCGCAAGTGGGCGGGGTGAGATTGAGCCCCAAAGACTTAGTCTAGGTACACGTAAGCTGACCCGAACATGTAAAACTAGTAATCAAATCTCGTCTTTGATAAGATCTTGCCATTTGACCTCTAAATAGAGAATGTACGAGGGTGATCAACCAGTCTAGATCCTAATCCTAGTTGGTTCCCACTAAATTTTATGCTAATTATCTCCTTCAGATACCAATGGATTGGACAATTgtgacaaaaaattgaaaagtgtaATAATAGCTCGAACTttttcccaatttgtttgtgCAAAGATGTCAAGCTTCCAATAAATACAGTGTCCTTATAAGAGGTGAGGCGTGCATCTGCAATCAACCTTTTTCTGTCTCT
Proteins encoded in this region:
- the LOC131301075 gene encoding uncharacterized protein LOC131301075 isoform X2, with amino-acid sequence MDSLRKQLDVLMGANRNGDVREVNRKYYDRDVCRLFLVGLCPHELFQLTKMDMGPCPKMHSLQLRKEYEEARAKGLENYDRDLEDVIDRLIVECDRKITRALKRLEDDDAKAAIAISVTEVTQTPEVIELSKQIKEKLKEVDQYDLEGQTDMKIRSLEIVDELRTKRADMQSMLLLDAFNKDRASLPQPLPNPPPLAPLPVVAPDARTQEMINEKLKKAEDLGEQGMVDEAQRALEEAEALKKLASLAPRQEPVLDSSKYTAADVRITDQKLRVCDICGAFLSVYDSDRRLADHFGGKLHLGYMQVREKLAELQEERNNKRKVLEEERRSKERSKERDREASRDLDKGENRDRGRDYDHRTRDRDRHYDRNLRHDRERDQSRGYDSRSRRRSRSRSNERSRDYDRHRRHDRY
- the LOC131301075 gene encoding uncharacterized protein LOC131301075 isoform X1 — its product is MDSLRKQLDVLMGANRNGDVREVNRKYYDRDVCRLFLVGLCPHELFQLTKMDMGPCPKMHSLQLRKEYEEARAKGLENYDRDLEDVIDRLIVECDRKITRALKRLEDDDAKAAIAISVTEVTQTPEVIELSKQIKEKLKEVDQYDLEGQTDMKIRSLEIVDELRTKRADMQSMLLLDAFNKDRASLPQPLPNPPPLAPLPVVAPDARTQEMINEKLKKAEDLGEQGMVDEAQRALEEAEALKKLASLAPRQEPVLDSSKYTAADVRITDQKLRVCDICGAFLSVYDSDRRLADHFGGKLHLGYMQVREKLAELQEERNNKRKVLEEERRSKERSKERDREASRDLDKGENRDRGRDYDHRTRDRDRHYDRNLRHDRERDQSRGYDSRSRRRSRSRSNERSRDYDRHRYVFYATVVSTCLVTIFFLCWVLICSCRVVVNLW
- the LOC131301075 gene encoding uncharacterized protein LOC131301075 isoform X3, which gives rise to MDSLRKQLDVLMGANRNGDVREVNRKYYDRDVCRLFLVGLCPHELFQLTKMDMGPCPKMHSLQLRKEYEEARAKGLENYDRDLEDVIDRLIVECDRKITRALKRLEDDDAKAAIAISVTEVTQTPEVIELSKQIKEKLKEVDQYDLEGQTDMKIRSLEIVDELRTKRADMQSMLLLDAFNKDRASLPQPLPNPPPLAPLPVVAPDARTQEMINEKLKKAEDLGEQGMVDEAQRALEEAEALKKLASLAPRQEPVLDSSKYTAADVRITDQKLRVCDICGAFLSVYDSDRRLADHFGGKLHLGYMQVREKLAELQVLV